CGTTTGTTTATACTCAGTGCCAGGCGATTCACGCTCGGTCGATTTTTCCTTGCCAGGATACTCCGGCTGCGAGGATTAAGTATTCGGCGAAGATTAATATCCCTCGGACTCTCTCCGCCGTTATGTCCGCCCGGCACGTCGAACGCCGTGTGCCTACTGCTGGTGAGATCACTTTTCTaggttttgtttttgtttatttaacTTAGGTTGCCATACTTTTATTTGTATCGCAATGATCACATACGACAAAGTGACATAGGAACATTTTTATGGAGCAGAGGGAGTTAACCCTTTTTTTGGGAACCAATGTCCAAGGTCTTTCGATTATCTTCTGTTGTGTTCAAATTTGGATATCCATATCTAATGGTTGATTGGTAAATGTAAATGACTCAATGCTAAGTTAAAAACCGGTATCAAGGTCCTGGATATTGAGCTGGGATTACATAGTTGGTAACATTTGAATGGATTCCACTTATTGCATTTTATTCCAGTTGGTAATTTCACACTGAGAGAAGTAACGAATTATTCTTGTTCAAGAGTTTTTCTATTTAACATCATACTTccgcaatagatgcatcgtttctcttttggacactattcattAACTAACTTTGACAATTATTCTTTCATATTATGTAAAAaacaaacatagtcaagtgagatcttgttaaattcgtattaatgtgagaattccaaatatcaattttttataatttttacttacgcgcaattagagatattaatgttcaaagaagcatgttggaatacgtgaaaaaagaaatgatgcatctattgcgaaatggaggtagtatgtacttgtatttttataCTGCTTACTTtctgtttctaaaaatagaGCTTTCAGAGTATGTATCTTTAATTACTGCGAATCTGCGATGCATCAGTGTTTAAGTTTAGATCAACATTATGATTGGAAACGTTTATTTCACAGGCGAGGCGGGAAGTGCATGTGATGATTCAATATGGTGTGCGGAAAATAGGGTGGTGGAAGAGTTTGTCATGGAGCAGCCAATACCACCGTACCTTTTTGCATTTGCAGTTGGAGAAATCAGCCACAGGGAGGTAGGTCCAAGGACGAGAGTGTATGCAGAGTCAGTGCCTTCAGTTTTAGATGCAGCCGCAACAGAGTTTGCAGGAACGGAGGATATGATTAGGCAAGGGGAGAAGTTATTTGGGCCTTATGATTGGGAAAGGTTTGATTTGCTGGTTCTTCCTCCTAGCTTTCCCTATGGGGGAATGGAGAACCCAAGGATGGTGTTTCTAACACCTACAGTCATAAAAGGGGATGCAACTGGAGCACAAGTGGTAGCTCATGAACTCGCTCACAGTTGGACTGGGAATTTAATTACAAACAAGAATAATGAACACTTTTGGTTGAATGAGGTACTTCTTATCCTGTTGAAAATACAGGTTCTATGCATTTCATTTTTATTCTCGTAGGTCAAACTTGCTATATAGTGCTTTTAGTGTGCGTATCATTAGGAAATATGTGTAACATGTGGCTATGGAGTGACTATGTTGCTACATGTTAGATTTGTATAGATCAAATTTCTGTAAGTTTAGTGGAGAGCACATTCTTGGTTCTTAAGCATGGTCTTGCTGAAGCTGCTAAATTCCTGTGGTCAATGCTGCATTTTTGATGAGAAAATTATATCCTGCACCCAATTGAAACTAATAGTTCAAGATTATTAACATTTAGGTGATGGATTATGAACATATAGTTTATGCACTTCAAAATTTATGATCATTTGTTTCATATATTATGAATATATAGTTTCAGAGATTACTAATACATGGTCCTTTTGTCACTTCAGCAATGAAAATAAACATATAGTTGAAGGATATAatgattggattttggaggGTTTTATTCCCCAAACGAATATCTTTTCATTTTTATAGGAAAATTGGCTTAGGAAATATAGGTAGAAGGGCTTTTCATGCTTTTCCAAGGAGAGATAAGTGGCTAAATTGGAAATAGGTGAGTTACGTGTATTTTCTTGTATGGGCAATTATGGATTCAGTAAGGGCAAAAAGAATCTTCACCTATTTGACAGCTACAAACTTCATTTCCCTTTCTTTATTCACCATTTACATATTCACACACTTATCAACCAGCTCCCTGCTCTGGTCATCTCCTCTAATTCCCCACCAGCTCAACCAATCCTTCACCAATTAGTTGGGAAGTATGGAATTATAGTGGGAGGAGTAGGGATGAGCTAGGTGTAGAGCTGGTTGGGAATTAGTATAGTTGTGGAAGAAATGGTGTATAAATAAAGGGAAATGAAGTTTGGAGATGGCAAAGAGGGTAAAGGTCTTTTGCCTTAAAATTTCCATAATTGTTCCTCCAATAACATACATGTCATAGTGGGTGGGAACTGATACAACTTCTATAAACTAGTTGACCTTGAAAATACATATAAATCGAGTGAGCCACTTTGGCAATTAGACCACGGATGGAATGTCTCTGAGCCTTGTAAGCTTGTTTAGTTTTggtccttgaaaactttaacaaTGAAAATTACGTGTTCATTTATAGAACTAATAAGATTGTATGTCATGTAACAACTACTAAGCTTCTCTTTTTCTGAGATTCAGGGTTTCACAACTTACGCAGAGAGGAGAATTGTTGAGGTGGTGCAAGGAGAAGACAGGGCTGCTTTAAATATTGGTATAGGCTGGAAGGGCTTAAATGACGAAATGGAAAGATTTAAAGATAATATGGAATTCACAAAGCTTAAAACACAGCAAGAAGGGGTGGATCCAGATGATGTGTACTCACAGGTTCCATATGAGAAAGGCTTTCAGTTTCTTTGGCGCATTGAACGGCAGGTGTGTTTGGTCGCTTATGCTACAAGGCTTTTCATGTGTACACAGTTTAATTGGTGAATATCTGCACTCACTAATTCTAATATGAATTTGCAGATTGGAAGACCTGCATTTGATGAGTTTCTTAAGAAGTACATTTCTACCTTTAAGTTCCAGTCAATTGATACTGAGACTTTCTTGGTCTTCCTGAAAGAAAATATCCCTGGGATAGAGAAAGAGATCAATTTGGAGCTGTGGACTGAGGGCACGGGAATTCCGCCTGATGCTCTAGCACCAGAATCCAAGCTTTATACTCAGATTGTCTCCCTTGCATATGAGTTCAGAAATGGGCGAATGCCAAAGGAAGATGAAGTTGCAGATTGGGGAGGGCAGGAATGGGAACTGTACTTGGAGTTTCTGCCTAAATCTGTTGAAGCGTCACAGGTatcattttttcttgttcttgagAATTTCTGTCGTCTTTTTTATCTACTTGTTTCTTATGATTATCATGCAACACTATTCTTTGCTTATATTACTAGCTGATTACCAGCCGTTACTTATGAATTTGGTGAGATCAGAGATGCCTATTTGATTCTTGTTTCTTCACTGTAGCATAGTTATACAACTCTGTAGATTATGCAATAGTTTATTTGCATTCTTTCATGAACCTTTGGAGGTATCTTCGTCATGTTTAGGAAGGAGTAAAAACAACTGCAGAAACAAAATAAAGCGTAGTTTTATTATTAAACTTTCATAATTCTTTAGTCCATCATCaatattatccaagtaagtgGCTTCTCCATTCACCAGGTGATTTCTATCTTCTGTGCACAATCCCTTGATGTTTATCCGAGTAAGATGATATGGATAAGCTCTCCTTCCTGCTTCACACTTGTTTATGATCCCTAAACCCTGAACAGAAAACGTATGAATATCTAAGAGTTGTGTTATGACATTGCCTAAAAAGAAATAATTTGATTGATTTAACAAACAGATATCAGCACTGGATGCACGGTACCAACTTGCAGAATCAAAAGATTATGAAGTGAAAGTAGCGTTTCTTCAACTGGCAATATCATCTGGGTGCCGAGATTATTATGGAGAGGTGGAGAAGACCTTAAAGGAAGTAGGGAGAATGAAGTATCTTCGACCACTTTATACTTACCTAGTGCAAGGTCCAGGAAAGGAAGAGGAGAAAATATTGGCAAAAAGGGTGTTTGCAGAAAACCGGGCTTGTTATCACCCAATAGCTCAAGGTGTGGTAGAGGCCATTCTATCCAAGCATCTGTAAACCAAAGTGGAATCAGGGGACGGAGTTACCTGCCTTTTTACATATTGTTACTATCCtatattcctattcctattcctattcctattcctATGTGAGTTACTGTACTCGGTGTCGTCTCACAGTAAGGCTAGGGAGTGTGGAATTGTGGATGAGTTTATTTTTATGAAATAATACAGCTAGTTCATGAAACCAAGTAATGAACTACATGCAAATTTAATGACCACATGGCTTTAAAAAGTGCCCTCTTAACTAACGGTGTCTGACATGTTCAGATGGACAAGATATACACCAACGTTTTCAATCATGTAAGCCAGGTACAGCCGTGCAGGTTAGTAAGGAGAGGATAATCTAGACCATCGTGTCGTGACCATCGTGTCGTGTCGGGTGGGTTGGGCTTCAGGCCAATTTGTGTGCACAATTCCCATAATTCAGGTCAACATATCGGTCTTTCTAAGTCATTTCTCTAACCTTTAAAATACTCACATTTGCAACACTATGCTTATTAATAGTGTTTTGAGTCACAAATTCATGAAATTCACTATTCCTAAGGAAATGTTTTGCATTCCTTCCCTTTGCAAGCTCTATCATATTTCTTCAATCAACTAGGGTTCAAACCTTGTAAGCAACCAATTTCCACATTTtttttcactttctctcttttctgttTTATGATTCATAAGTGATAAATATTATATAAGGGAAAAGCTTGCCCCCAATATTATTGATGAACAAGAGTATTTATACACCCACAATTGCCAAGCAGGGCGTACGAAACAACTGGGATAAGGAAATCAAAGAGTTTCCTAAACCCACTAACCTTCCTAATACTTTCTAACTTACGTAACAACTACAACATTAAtacttttaatactttgtaacttACATAACAACTAGAACATTATtactttcttaattaattaggtATAACATTTAATTTTCGTAACACCCTCCCTCAAGTTTGAGCATGTGTGGGATTAAAAATGCCCAACTTGGAAAGAAGAAAATCAAATTGTTGCTTCCCAACAGCTTTAGTAAACATGTCAGCCAGCTGTGAGGAAGTGGATACATAAGATGGTTCAATCACACCATCTACTATAGCATCACGAACAAAATGGCAATCAACCTCAATGTGCTTTGTGCGCTCATGAAAAACCGAATTCTTAGCCATGTGCAAAGCGGACTGACTGTACAAAATAATGGAATAGCTTTAGGATGATGAACTCTTAAACTCAACAACAATCcctttaaccattttaattCACATGTAATCGCGGCCATGGAGCGATATTCTGCCTCTGCGGAAGAGCGAGAAACAGTGTGTTGGTTTTTTGTCTTCCATGAAATAGGTGAATGATCTAAAAACACAAATCAACCTGTTAAAGAACGACGAGTGATGTGACACGCTGCCCAATCTGAGTCGCACCATCCTTGCAAAGTTAAATTACTGTAAGCACGTAATAGGATACCCTGCCCTGGTGTACCCTTCAAGTACCGAACAACTCTCAATGATGCATCCCAATGGTCAACTCGAGGCTCCTGCATGAATTGCGATAAGATTGGACCGAATAAGCAAGGTCCGGACGAGTCACAACTAAATAGACCAGGCGGCCTACAAGCCGACGGTAAGCCTCAGGCTCCTTCATTAACGGCCCATCAGCTAGGCCAAGACGATGATTTTGTTCAATGGGAAAGCCACACGGATTTGCGCCTAACAAACCTGCTTCCGAAATAATATCAAGAGTACACTTCCGTTGACACAAAAATAATCCCGAATCACTCCTCGCAACCTCAATGCATACATTACCAAAACGCATAGGCAATTCTGAAGAAACCTTTCAGAATTCACAAACCATAAAACACAAATAGAGAAGAAGATAAGGGGATTGGGAAGGAGAGGGAGAGATAGAAAGGGATGAAATTATAGTTTGGTATATATTCGTTGGAATCCCTGAAAACAGATATGTTGGAACTCCTTTGGGAAAAAATTAAGAAAGTGTATAATCTCATCTCACTGTGATATGATCTAAAAATGAGGGGGGGGTATAGGGATACCAGTTTAAGTTAGGATAAGAGCTTTTAGTATGCTATTATTTATCCAAAAACAATGATTTCTCAAGCAATTAACAAGAACCTTTAAAACTTGTCAACCCACACAAGACATAAGAAAGGGAAGATACTTTGAACTTCGAGTCTGTGATGGAACTGGCATACCGACACAATGCCTTTTTAACACGTTCTctgaaaattctaaaaaaatatttagaatatacaaGATCTGCCCTCTAACCTATTCTCGAACTTATACTTTCAATTTACttctaaaatttaattttgtgatATACTTACCAACTAGTGAAGCATGTCTATTGTCAGGTTGATCAAAAGGACTTCAAAGATGTGCTCGAAACACTAGGCACGTTCTACCTCCTAATCAAAATTAACCTAGCGAAGACTCTTTCTAGGAACATTGTTCTGCAATTGCGCCTCAAGACATTTGTTCATGAAGAAGTAGAAGAGCATTTTGGAACGTCACCTTTCCATTTGTTTAGTATGCCACGAACTAATTGTTGTGTATAAACTTTCTTTAGTTTTGAGAATTTCTATAAGAATAAGTAGCTATATGCTACATATATGTTCTTTACTAATGCCTTTTGCAAATAGGACTCTTAGAAACTCAACTAATAGCTTATTGTTATATTAATTGTTCTATCTATTTGTTTAGTTCGTTTTGCCATTTGATTTCGATATCTTGGGGGACCGCGCGCGCTAGcgcgcggtccaacaactagtataaACAAAGGTGTAGTTTTACGTTGCCTATAACCcattaagaatttttttttaaaaatctgcCCAAAACCTTTTTCAGTTCGGGTTCATGTTGATCAGGCTTAGAACGATCTAGGAAACAAATCTACAACGGACAGTCAAGGAAATTCAAAGGATATACAAGTTCTTTCAATGGAGTAATATTATCAAATTGGAACGATCTTAAGTCGGGTGGGCACATGAGATTGCCAAAATACGTACCAATCCTTTTGGACCATGACAACCGTGGTTCAATTTACGTTAAATATTACCAATACTTGTGACCGGACCTTGTGCAAATATAATGTAACAGCTGAGATGACATACTGCTCAAAGTTAAAATTGTGAAGTTTTTTTCAAGTCTTGATATGTAATTACAGAGTAGATAAATTTGATAACTAGTTTATTTTAATCTCCAAAAAGGGGAAAATGCGAGCATATGGAACCGGTGAGGCGGTAAGCACCAACGTTGTAGTCCTCGAGAAATAACACGACCATAAGTTACAATAAAAGCAAGAGAAAGAAGTAACGGTTATGCAGTCACATAACTCTCGGACATCTAGCCTGATTCTCAGATCAAACAACTGCTTCACAGTGATACAATGTCCATACGGAATTTAACTGATCGTACACTTATAATTACTTAGAACATAAACGAATACCTATCTCGAAGAATGATAGCTCTTATGCTTTGTAGTTTAATGGAGGCATCAGTTATGCTCATTCGATCCTGTGCTGACCCCAATCTCCACCACTGAGACCATGCAATTCACCTTCCTATGATTGCAGTTTCTCCACGAGTTCTGGTATCATTGATCAAGTCACCCTCGTTGTCTAGAAGACTTGGATCAATAATCTGCATCACGTTATCAGGTAAAGCTGCGCTCACGTAAGTGTGAAGGTTGAGCCCAGCTTCATTGAACATTTCTTCAGTGGGTCGTTTTCCTGTCATCATTTCTAGCAGGAATCCATAGCTGTAAACGTCACCAGCTGTTGTCGGATCAGCTCCGAGCCCATACTCTGTCAAACATCAACAAGTAATTGTCCATCAAACAAGATTAGGAAAGCTAATGATCGACTACACAAAAAAACACAGAGAAAAAGTAATAGGATGCATGCTGAGGGGATACTCAGCCTGTCCCTCAATAATAGGCTGCATATGTATTTTAAGCCAATCCTGAATAAACACAAAAATCGCGCATAGGAAGCAGATATGGACAAGAGATAGAATTCACGAGTCATTAAAGAAGAAAATATATAGAAAATACCTGGTGCAGCATAACCAATAGTCCCTTTAACTGCGGCCGGAGAACTACTCTGATTTGGGTGTGAGGGTTGTGGCAGAAACCTTGCTAGGACAAAATCTCCAACATGAGCAACCATATCAGTGTCCAGTAACACATTGCTTGGTTTTTGTTTTAGGTCACGGTGCACAATACGAACTTCACAGCCATGGTGGATATAATCAAGTGCACAAGCCACATCAACAGCAATATTTACTCTCTGAAGACGACTGAGTTTTCCGACTTCAAGGATCTCATTGTTATTCTCCTCATTCAGGTGCAACCAGGTCTCCAGGCTTTCACCATTCATAAACTCGTATATAAGAGCTTTAAAATCATTGCCCTGAATAGCTTTAAAATCATTGCCCTGAATAGTATGagagcaagcagtaatgattcTGATGAGATTCATTGGCGTATGTTCCTTCCAATAAGTTTGCATACAGTTGGAGCTTGTTTAACTTGGATAAGTTCCCCAAAGACTCAGGAATTGTGCCAGTCAATCTGTTTAAGCTAAAGTCTAGTATTCCTAGGTTTAGGATCTTTCCAATATCAACGGGAATTGTTCCTGTTAATTGGTTACCATACATATTCAAGACGACAAGGTTAAACAGACGACTCATACCTACAGGAACATTGCCAGATATCATACTGTTGTCAAAGCCTAGGTTAACCATTTTGGTTGAGAGATTGAGCATGGATTTTGGTAATACTCCTCCAAAATAGTTAGAACAATAAGTTTGTTATATTGGAATGAAAGCACAGTAAGACAGGAGAGATTATAGAAGATAGAGGGAGGAATCATCCCAGTCAACTGGTTTGACCAAGGGCAATAAAAGAAAGGTTTTTCATCTGACCTATGGTTTCAGGAATTGATCCCTTCATCCCTCAAAGGAATTAAATGATCCAGACAAGTATTCAAAAGAAGTAAGGTTCTCAATAGTTCTAAAAATTGGTCCCTTCAAACTGTTACTATAAACATACAGACCTTTAAGCAAAGAAAGGGAGCTAAGTTCTTGGGGAATTCTTCCAACCAGATTGTTCTCACTTGGATAAGGTGGCTGGAATTTCCCCAATGAGTGAGTTGTGGTATAAGCTCAGGAGACCGATCTCAGAAGGAATTGAACCTCCCAGCAAGTTGTTACCAAGAATACATAACGAAGAAAAGTTAGGTTTCCTATATATGGGGATATAGTACCCACCCATAAATTTAAGAGGATAACCCTTTTGTGGCTGTGACCACAAATAATCCCCTCCCAGCGACAATGATGAAGAGAATGATTCCAGGAGCTTAAGGCCCCTTTTGGATCTATTTGTATCCTTCTCTTTAGGGCCAATAGTGCAAAACGGTCAGTCATGTTCCCTCCAGAATCAGAATTAATGCTAGGGGTAGCATCCACACAGGTAGAAAAAATACAGTATTGAAAACATGATGAAGAACAGAAATTTGTGTTTTTTATGAAGTGATAAAGAAAGGACAGATGAGTAAGAATCATTCATGAAAAAATAGGGTAGTTTTTTCTCATTATCCACCCCCATTTTTTGTATTGAGATGTTTGATAACTCCTAAGCTTTCAAATATATACTACATTACATCCTATAACATGGCTAAAGCTGTCTTGCACAGTAAAATACAGGTGACTAAACTGCACACTTGCTAAGTCTTCTACCAAAAAGATTCCTCATTCTTAGTCGGGGAAGGTTACAGGAGTCCTGTTAACTCATTCTCTCAACTCTGTAAAAATATGGAAACTACGATGAGGCTTTTTGACCCAATAGCCCAAAGTTTTTTTTG
This sequence is a window from Spinacia oleracea cultivar Varoflay chromosome 1, BTI_SOV_V1, whole genome shotgun sequence. Protein-coding genes within it:
- the LOC110804188 gene encoding leucine aminopeptidase isoform X1 → MAPIDPHSYTDSTHPFTTHIALSLYFDFSSSIIHSSALLSLSSPHTGDLSLDTRALSITSVVDAETLTPIPFSLSSEIDSIKGALLTVSLSNQARFLISFETSPNSSALQWLSPPQTFNKTSPFVYTQCQAIHARSIFPCQDTPAARIKYSAKINIPRTLSAVMSARHVERRVPTAGEAGSACDDSIWCAENRVVEEFVMEQPIPPYLFAFAVGEISHREVGPRTRVYAESVPSVLDAAATEFAGTEDMIRQGEKLFGPYDWERFDLLVLPPSFPYGGMENPRMVFLTPTVIKGDATGAQVVAHELAHSWTGNLITNKNNEHFWLNEGFTTYAERRIVEVVQGEDRAALNIGIGWKGLNDEMERFKDNMEFTKLKTQQEGVDPDDVYSQVPYEKGFQFLWRIERQIGRPAFDEFLKKYISTFKFQSIDTETFLVFLKENIPGIEKEINLELWTEGTGIPPDALAPESKLYTQIVSLAYEFRNGRMPKEDEVADWGGQEWELYLEFLPKSVEASQISALDARYQLAESKDYEVKVAFLQLAISSGCRDYYGEVEKTLKEVGRMKYLRPLYTYLVQGPGKEEEKILAKRVFAENRACYHPIAQGVVEAILSKHL
- the LOC110804188 gene encoding leucine aminopeptidase isoform X2, producing MAPIDPHSYTDSTHPFTTHIALSLYFDFSSSIIHSSALLSLSSPHTGDLSLDTRALSITSVVDAETLTPIPFSLSSEIDSIKGALLTVSLSNQARFLISFETSPNSSALQWLSPPQTFNKTSPFVYTQCQAIHARSIFPCQDTPAARIKYSAKINIPRTLSAVMSARHVERRVPTAGEAGSACDDSIWCAENRVVEEFVMEQPIPPYLFAFAVGEISHREVGPRTRVYAESVPSVLDAAATEFAGTEDMIRQGEKLFGPYDWERFDLLVLPPSFPYGGMENPRMVFLTPTVIKGDATGAQVVAHELAHSWTGNLITNKNNEHFWLNEGFTTYAERRIVEVVQGEDRAALNIGIGWKGLNDEMERFKDNMEFTKLKTQQEGVDPDDVYSQVPYEKGFQFLWRIERQIGRPAFDEFLKKYISTFKFQSIDTETFLVFLKENIPGIEKEINLELWTEGTGIPPDALAPESKLYTQIVSLAYEFRNGRMPKEDEVADWGGQEWELYLEFLPKSVEASQVDQKDFKDVLETLGTFYLLIKINLAKTLSRNIVLQLRLKTFVHEEVEEHFGTSPFHLFSMPRTNCCV
- the LOC110804186 gene encoding probable LRR receptor-like serine/threonine-protein kinase At3g47570 isoform X1, whose translation is MGQGAERRAGLREHNQGISRSSSCCVPCGVWTVDQTTVVVMFVSLSRYLRGWKREVKEVLQKINELYSREMLAYRSSTHVKETTFTVKCEYQGNDFKAIQGNDFKALIYEFMNGESLETWLHLNEENNNEILEVGKLSRLQRVNIAVDVACALDYIHHGCEVRIVHRDLKQKPSNVLLDTDMVAHVGDFVLARFLPQPSHPNQSSSPAAVKGTIGYAAPEYGLGADPTTAGDVYSYGFLLEMMTGKRPTEEMFNEAGLNLHTYVSAALPDNVMQIIDPSLLDNEGDLINDTRTRGETAIIGR
- the LOC110804186 gene encoding probable LRR receptor-like serine/threonine-protein kinase At3g47570 isoform X2; translation: MPWQKIHIKELYSREMLAYRSSTHVKETTFTVKCEYQGNDFKAIQGNDFKALIYEFMNGESLETWLHLNEENNNEILEVGKLSRLQRVNIAVDVACALDYIHHGCEVRIVHRDLKQKPSNVLLDTDMVAHVGDFVLARFLPQPSHPNQSSSPAAVKGTIGYAAPEYGLGADPTTAGDVYSYGFLLEMMTGKRPTEEMFNEAGLNLHTYVSAALPDNVMQIIDPSLLDNEGDLINDTRTRGETAIIGR